DNA from Parvularcula marina:
TCGGCGCTGCGTTTCAGCGCCATGAAGCCGACAAGGGCCTTGTCGCCAAGTTCCGCATCATCCCGGCGAACATGACCGATGGCGTCCTGCTTCTCCTGCCGCCCAAGCCTGCGGCCCAGAACGGCGAGCTGGACGTATGAGCCGGCCTGCGACCGTAGCGAAGCTGAATGATCAGCTTCGCGCCCGGGTCGGACGTCCAGTGTTCCTCGGCGCAAACGAGCCAAAGCTGGGTACGATCCTGATGACGCGCGGCGTCATGGAGCTTGAGCCAGAGCATATCATTGACGTCTGGATGAAGGTTCGCAGCTTCGACAGCTTTACCGAAGATAATGATCCCTATGGAGAGCATGACTTCGGCAGCGTGACGCTCGGTACCGGCGAGAAAATCTTCTGGAAGATCGACTACTACGCCGATGAAGCCTGCGAATATGGCTCCGAAGATCCCAGTGATCCTAACCAGAGCTTCCGAGTTCTCACCATCATGCTCGCAGAAGAGTACTGAACCGCAAAAAAGCGGCGCTGCATCCGCAGTGCCGTTTTGATTTTTCTTCGACAAACGGGGGCATTCAGGGCCTTGTCATCGTTTCAGCTTGTCGAAAAGATCGATCAGCTCCGAGACTTTTTCCCGCTGGGCGTCGGCATCGGCGGAGCGGATGGCATCCTCAACGCAATGGGCGGCATGATCTTTGAGCACTTCGCTTTCGGCACGGGCGAGGGCAGCTTTGACCGCCTGCATCTGATGGAGCACATCGATGCAATAGCGGTCTTCCTCCAGCATCTTCGTAATGCCGCGCACCTGACCTTCGATGCGCTTGAGACGTTTGATCGTGGCTTCTGATTTTGACATTTGACCGATACCCTATGGGGGTATATGATCGGGATCGAAAGGTTGGTCAAGCGGCCCATGATGGCAAGCCTCAAGACAGCGCTATTCGTTGCACTCGCCCTCATGTTCGGGGCGAGCCAAACATGTGCTTGCGCCGTGTCAGGGCACGGTCATGCCGCACATCAGGCAGCCGAGACGCATGAGAGTAATCACGGCGCCCATCATCAGGAAAAACCACCCTGCGATGAGCAATGCCCGCATTGTGCGTCAGTTGAACTTGCCAGTTCTCTTGTCCCGGCGAGTCCCGCCATTGCTCCGAGCGCCTCGGCTTTCATCGACATTTCAGTCCCGCCGGAAATGGCCTTGGTTTTCCCGCCTCTCGCGCGGGCATCTCATGTCAGGCCGCGCGGAATCGACCCACCAAGGCGAAGTCCTGTCTCTCTAAAAGTCCGTCTCCTGAATTGAATCCACACTCAGCCGTCCGCGGCTGGGACAGCGCGCAGATGCGCCGGAAATTCGGATTCAATTCAATAGAGAGGACAAAATGGTATCACGACGAGAATTTTTAGGCACAGCGCTGCAAACCGGCGCTTTGCTGGGGCTGGCTAGCCTGTTGCCAGCCTGGGCCCGGCCATCATCGGCGGGCAATATGGGGCTTGAGGCCCTGACAGGCACTAATTTCGATCTCACTGTGGATCGGTTCCCTGTGATGATTGACGGACGGAAGGGAATGGCGACGGGCGTCAATGGTCATCTGCCGGCACCCCTGATCCGGTTCCGCGAAGGTGAGGAAATCACTCTCAATGTCACCAACAATCTGGATGAGGACACTTCGATCCATTGGCACGGCCTGCTTGTGCCGTTCGAGATGGACGGGGTTCCGGGGGTCACCTTTCCCGGCATCCGGCCCGGGGAGACGTTTCAGTACCGTTTTGCTGTGCCGCAGAATGGCACCTATTGGTATCATTCGCATTCGGGCCTGCAGGAACAGCTTGGCCATTACGGACCGCTGCTGATCGAGCCCAAAGGGACCGATCCGGTCTCTTATGACCGCGAATATGTCCTTGTGCTGTCCGATTGGAGTTTCGAAAATCCATACCGCATCTTCAAGAAATTGAAGACGATGAGCGAGAGCTACAATTTCAATCATCGCACCGTGCCGGATTTCCTCGCTGATGCTGCCGACGAGGGGGTTGGTGAGGCATTCAGGGAACGGGCCATGTGGGGCGGCATGCGTATGTCACCGCGCGACATCTCCGACGTGACAGGGGCGACCTATCACTTCCTGATCAATGGTCATGCAACGGCAGATAATTGGAACGGGGTGTTCAATCCCGGTGAGCGTGTCCGGCTGCGGATCATCAATGCCTCGGCCATGACCATCTTCAATGTGCGTATGCCGGGCCTGCCCATGACCATCGTTCAGGCCGACGGCCTGCATGTGCAGCCGCTGGAGGTCGATGAATTCCAGATGGGGGTGGCTGAGACCTATGACGTGATTATCGAACCGAAAGAGGCGCAAGCCTACGGGTTTGTGGCGGAATCGATCGACCGCTCCGGGCAGGCCGTCGCCACATTCGGGCCACGTCCGGGGATGCGAGCGGACGTGCCCGCGATGCGGCCTGTGCCGACCCTGAACATGAAAGATATGGCGATGGATCATGGCGCGATGGACGGCATGGGGAAGATGGACGGCATGGACATGAAAATGGATCATCCGTCCGGTCATGAGATGCATGAGGATCATGGCAGCAAGATCAAACGGGGGCCGGGCGTGGCAAATGTCGTCATGATGCCAAGCTCCCGCCTTGGGGAGCCGGGCACCGGCCTTGAAGACGTGCCGCACCGCGTCCTGCGCTATACGGATCTTCGCAGCCTAGAGCCCAATCCCGACACGCGCGCGCCTGAACGTGAAATCGAGGTGCACCTCACCAGCAATATGGAACGCTATATGTGGTCCTTTGACGGGGTGCAGTTCTCACAGATCACCTCACCGATCATCTTTCATGAGGGCGAGCGCGTCCGCATGACCATGATCAACAACACCATGATGAACCATCCCATTCATCTGCACGGTATGTTCTTTGATCTCGTCAATGGCGGCGGGCATCATATGCCGCGCAAGCATACTGTCATTGTGAAGCCGGGCGAGAAGCTCTCCGTTGATATCAGTGCGGAACATATCGGCGATTGGGCGTTTCACTGCCATCTGCTCTACCATATGTTTGCCGGGATGATGCAGGTCGTCTCCGTCCTGCCGCGTGAAGTGAATCATCCCCCCGGGATGAAGCATCCCCCGGGACATAAAACGTCCACGAAAGCGTCGATGGATCACCACGATCATGGGGGGATGCACGAATGAAAAAGTTCCTCACCATTTTAATGGCAGGCACAGTCATTGCCTCTCCCGGCCTCGCACAACATAGCCATGAGAGCGAAGCAAGTGGCGACAAGAAACCACTCTGGTCGCAGGCGGATGAATATTACGATCCCGACGAGATGGCCGAGGCGCGCGCTGCGGTACTCCATCATCATGGTAACAGCCCGTACTGGTTCGTCATGGCCGACCGGCTGGAAACACAGATCCATGAAGAGGAGGAAGTCCTCGTCTGGGATGCGCAAGGCTATTTTGGCGGTGACATCAACAAGCTCTTCATCAAGACCGAAGGGGAATATTCCTTCGAGGATGACGAAATCGAAGATGCAGAGATTCAGGCGCTATGGTCTCGTGCTGTCTCTCCCTACTGGGACGTGCAGGCCGGTGTCCGCTACGATGTCGAGCCGGATGGCCTCAGCCATGCCGTTCTCGGTGTGCAGGGGCTCGCGCCTTATCTCTTCGAGGTCGATAGTGCGGCCTTCCTAAGCGAGAACGGTGACCTGACAGCCCGCACGGAAGTCGAATACGAACTTCTGTTCACCCAGCGGCTCATTCTTCAGCCTCGTATCGAAGCCAATTTCTCGGCGCAGGATATCCCCGAGAGAGAAATAGGCAGTGGACTGACGGACCTCGATGCGGGGTTACGCCTGCGATATGAGGTGAAGCGGGAATTCGCGCCATATATCGGCATCGAATGGCAGAAATCCTTCGGCGATACCGCCGATTTTATTGAAGCGTCAGGCGGCGAGAGCGAAGGCACGGCCTTCGTGATTGGCGTGCGCGGCTGGTTCTAGGAGACAACATGGAAAACCTCATTCATCCAAATATCCATCCCGTCCTTGTTCACTTTGCCTACGGACTGACCTTCACATCGGCTTTGGCCTATGTCCTCGTGTTCTTGCGGGGGGTGAGGACGGGCGGAAGCGGTTTATTGACCGCCGCAAACTGGATGCTGGCATTCGCTGTTCTGTTTATCGCGCTGACCATCGCTGCTGGCTTTCAGGCTTATTACACGGTCGATCATGACGGTCCGTCACACGAAGCCATGACGACGCACCGGAACTGGGCTCTTGGGACCGCCAGCGCGGTACTCTCACTTGCACTCTGGCGCTGGGTCGGTCGGAAGTCTCCGCTCGGTCTGCCTTATGTCTTTGCCATGGTGCTGGCTGCAGGCCTTATCTCCGTGACCGGATGGTGGGGCGGCTCGGTTGTCTACAAGCATGGCATCGGTGTTGAGCGTTTGCCCGCGATCAGCGGCGAAGGGCACGACCATGATCACGGCGACGAAGGACATGACCATGGCGATGAGGAGGCAAAGAGCACATCCTCTGCAGAGATCCTGTCGCCCGAGGCCGGTTCTCCCGCTGCTGTCGTAGAAGCCTTTGCCGCCGCGCTTAAAGCCGGTGACGCAGCCGCACTCGAAGCGCTCGTCCATCCTGACATTCTCATTGCCGAGAGCGGCGGTGTCGAACGTTCCTTTGCCGAATATGCCGGGCATCACATGCCCGCAGATATGGAATTCATGGGCGCCGTCGATATCACTTTGAAGAACAGGTCCGTGCTCGAGGCGGCAGGGATGGCGACGGTGATTTCCGAATCCCGGCTTCACGGCACCGTCGACGGGAAAACCATTCATGCACGGATGATGGAAACCATGGTGCTCACGCCATCAGAGCAGGGTTGGCGAATTGCCCACATTCACTGGTCATCTGCTCCACTCACTGACGATCACGACCATTAAGGAGGGCCGGAAAATGACAGAAACACATCAGCATCACCATGGCGGCTCTCATAGCTCGCTCGTGACCTCCGCGCAGGCCACGCTCCACTGCCTGACCGGCTGCGTGATCGGAGAGGTCGCGGGGTTGATGATCGGGGTGACACTCGGGCTTGGCGTCTGGTCGACTATCGCTCTTGCCACGGGGCTTGCTTACATTTCCGGTTTCACGCTCGGCTTGCTACCGGTCATGCGACGTGAAAACAAAACATTCTGGCAAGCCTTCAAAATCATCTGGATCGGTGAGGCTCTCTCCATCGGTGTCATGGAAATTGCCATGAACTTCGCTGATTATCACATGGGGGGCATGACCGCCGGATCAGTTCTCGCACCACAATTCTGGTACGGATTGATCGTGGCGGTTCCTGCGGGCTTCCTTGCTGCCTGGCCGGTCAATTGGTGGCTGCTTCGGCGCAATCTCAAAAAGTGCCATTAACCCGAAGAAGGGAACTCATCTCTCGCGCAGACGTTTGCCAAATACGCCAACGAATAATGACAAGCGCGAGAGATGAATAATTATCTGAGATTTATACTGATGATCGCTACATCAACCGCCGTCATGCTGGGGTTGATGTATTTCAATACCTATGCGTGGGAGCACGTCTTTTGGAGTGAAACGCGCTTTTACATGGCCTTCGTGATGGGCGCGGCCATGGCTGCGGTAATGCTGAGCTTCATGCTGGGCATGTATAAGGATAAAAAGCTCAATCTCAGCATTTATGCCGGATCGGTTCTTGTATTCGGTGTCGCTCTTTTTCTTGTCCGCAGTCAGGTCACCGTCGGTGATCGCTCTTATATGAGCGCGATGATCCCGCACCATTCCATCGCCATCATGACTAGTGAACGCGCAAATATTGAAGATGCGCGTGTGCGCCAGCTTGCTGATGAAATCATCCGTGCCCAACGCCGAGAAATCAAAGAGATGGAATGGTTGATTGAGGATATTGCGCGAAACGGCATCGCCGATACAGATGGTGAAGCAGAACGCCGCCCGGTTCCCAAGTTCGAGGGCCGCCTGAATCTGCCCGAGCCATCCGTACCGTTATGAACTAACACAATATCCGTCCCGTGACATTTTGGCGGCACTTGAAAGAAATTAATGAAATAGCATTTCGGCTATGTTATATATGCTTTTATGAGCCGCTCGACTGTTCATCTTGTACGTTTTCTGGGCATGATCGTGATTGCTGTCTCGATCATGTGCGCACCTGCGGCTGAGGCACTTCATTCAGATCAGAAACAGGATGCCCCCTGCGAAAGCGTAGCGGACCATCAATCCGTTTCTGAGGATAGTGACCCCGACAATTCGCACAAGAAGACGCATCACGCACATCATTGCGGCGGCTGCCATCTGCATATTTACCATTCGCTTTTTGGTGATGTGACGCCCTCTGCGGACGTCTTCGCATCGCTTTTGCCTCTGACAGATATCGGGCCGGGCCTCTTGCAGCCAGATGGCCCCTTCCGGCCTCCTCGTAGCTGACATTCCCTTTTTTGGTGGCGCTTCTCAGCGCCGGGATAACTGTCAGTACAAGGAAAATTTTGCATGAAATTCGTCATATGCGGGGCGCTTTGCGTCCTTGCGTCCCTGTCAGGGGCCAGCGCAGCGCGCGCTGGTGCCTGCGGGCAACCAGCCGGACTTTACGTCCCGCCGATCCCTTCGAATCAACCCCTCACGTTAGATGCCGCGCTTGGCGCCGTGCGGTCTCTCTCTCCGGAGGCGAGAGAAGCGGCGCTTGAGGCGCGGGCGTCTCAAGCCGAGGCGCGCCAGGCAGGGCGCTGGAAGAACCCTTCGCTCATTTTTGAAGCCGAAAACTTCGAGGGCACCGGGCCGTTCAGCGGCTTTAATCAGAGTGAAACGACTTTCGCGATCGAGCAGGAGTTTGAACTTGGCGGACAGCGCTCCAAACGCCGCCGTGCCGCTGCGGCGCGCGCAGCCCTCGCCAGTGCCGATTGCGCGGTGATCCTGCGGGAGGCGGAGTTGCAGACGGCGCTGCTCTTTGAGGAACTCGCTGTTACAGCTGCGCTTACCGAGCTTGCGGGGGAAGCGGCGGCGCTTTCCGAGGAACTGAGTGAGGCCGTGCGCCGGCGAGTGGAAGCGGGTGCCGCTGCGCCGCCGGAGCTTTCACGGGCTTCGGCTGATCATGCGGCCTTGAAGGCCGAACATGGCGCGCTGAAGGCTGAACTCGCCAGCCTGCAATATGCACTGGCTGCAATGTGGGGGAGCGATGAGCCGCGCTTCGTATTGCCGGTGCTCAGCGAGGTGGGGCCGCTCACTGTTGATGGATCAATGCGTGCCCGGACCCATCCACGAATTCTGAGGGCGGAAGCCGCCAGCGAGATGTACCGGGCACAGCAACGTGCTGACCGCGCCGCGCTCTATCCCGATGTCAGTGTGACGTTCGGTATACGGCGGTTTGAAGAAACCGGTGAGGACGCTCTTGTCGCGGGGATTGGTATGCCGCTTCCGATATTTGACCGGAATCGCGATGCCGTTGCCGCTTCGGGCCACCGGGCAGATGCCGCAGAGGTCAGCCGGAACGCCGAATTGCGCCGTCTTGCGGGTGAGCAGGCCGCCTCGCTTCAGCGCGTGGAAATGCTGAAAGCGCGTGCAGAGCTACTCCAGAGCGAAGCACTTCCGGCGGCACAGTCCGCCTACACCGCTTCGGCGCGTGGTTATCAGGCAGGCCGGTTCAGCCTGACCGATGCGCTTGATGCGCGCCGCGCTCTGATCGGGACAAAGGCTGCCGCCATCGAGGCGCAAGGAGCGCTTCTTGCCGAACAGTTCCGTCTTGGCAGCCTCCTCGGAACAGCGCCGTTCAATGAAGGAGGCGATCATGTCCAATAAAATTTGTCAGATGATTCTTCTTGGATGCATCTGCCTGATGCTCCTGAGCGGTTGCGGCGAAACAGAAAGCACTGCTTCTGAAATGCCAAAAGTCGTGAATGCGACCGAGGATCATGCGCATGAAGATGAAAAATCGGATGATACGCACGACGATCAGCATGGTGAGGATCATGGCGAAGAGGGTGTCGAGCTGGAAGCCAGTGCAGCAGACGCGTTGGGGGTAAGGGTTCGCACCGCTTCCCTGTCGTCCTCCGAAGGTGTCCTGCAACTGCCTGCGGAAATTCGCCATGATGCCGATCGGGTGGCCAATATTGCGGCGCCCATCGCCGGGATCGTGAAATCTGTGACGAAATCCGAAGGCGCTCACGTCACGGAAGGCGAGGAGCTTGCCGTGATTTCAAGCCGCGAACTGGCTGATCTCAAGGCCGAGTTTATCTCGGCCAAATCCGCCGAAGCCCTTGCGCGGGCAGAGCTCAAGCGTGAAGAAAATCTGTTTGCCGACAAAATCACATCCGAAGCCGATCTACTCGCCGCCCGTGCGGCCTTCTCAAGGTCTCAGGCGGCGCGTGAGGCAGCGGAGACCAAGCTCCATGCTATCGGCCTTGATCATGATGTGATCGACAGGCTCGATCGTGCTGAGGATGGGGAATTGTCTCTCTTCAGACTAACCTCACCGCTGGCCGGTCAGGTGGTCAGGCGCGACCTCACTCTCGGTCAGTCCGTCGATGTGGGTACTGAGCAGCCGCTTTTCGTCGTTGCCGATACCAGCGTCGTCTGGGCCGATCTGGCGGTCTACAAATCCGATCTTGCCATTCTTTCCGAAGGCGCGCTCGTCACCTTTCAGAACGACAATCGCGAGCAACTGGCACAGGGAAGGGTCAGTTTTATCTCTCCTTTGATCGATGAAACGTCGCGTACGGCAACCGCTCGTGTTGTTCTTGCAAACACGGATGGAATGCTCCGCCCGGGGCAATTCCTCACAGCTCTGGTGGAGCGTGGGACTGACCGCGAGGCGGTCCTGATCCCCGAAGATGCTGTCCAGAGCGTCGAAGGACAGATGGCCGTCTTTGTGCCGAGCGATCATGGATTTGCACTTCAGCCAGTCAGGACGGGCGAACGCCTGAATGGACAGATCGAGATCGTCAGCGGTCTTGAGGCGGGTCAGCCCTATGTTGCTGAGGGGGCGTTCACCCTCAAAGCTGAACTTGAAAAAGCCGCCTTTGGCGACGGTCACAACCATTAAGGGGGGAATGATGATAAAACTGATGCATTCCATCACCGGCGCCAAATTGATCGCCATCGCTGCTGCGTTGGCAGTAACCGTAGGCGGATTATTTGCGTTCCGCAGCCTGCCCGTCGATGCGTTCCCGGATGTGACGCCCTCGCTCGTGCAGGTCTTCACCGAAACCGAGGGGCTCGCCCCCGAAGAAGTCGAGCGCTACGTCACCTTCCCGGTCGAAACGGCCATGTCGGGCTTGCCGAAGCTCGATCATATCCGCTCTGTCTCGAATTTCGGGCTCAGCGTCGTGAATATCTATTTCGAGGACGGCACGGACGTTTATTTTGCCCGGCAGGTCGTGGCCGAACGCCTTGCCGAGGCGAGGGAGGCCATCCCTGAAGGGTTCGGTGAGCCCGTGATGGGGCCGATCTCCACCGGGCTCGGCATCGTCCTTTACTACAAGCTGGTCGATGAGACGGGCACGCGCGATCTTGTCGAGCTGCGCGAAATTCAGGACTGGATCGTCAAGTTCCAGCTCCAGACCGTCCCCGGACTGACCGAAGTACTCTCGCTCGGCGGCTATGAGAAACAGTATGAGGTGCAGATCGAGCCAGCGGCATTGCTGCGCTACGATCTAGGCATTGCTGACGTTATCTCCGCCCTTGAACGGGGGAACAGAACCGAAGGGGCGCAGTTCCTCGAGCTGGGTGCGGAGCAATATACCGTCAGAGGGGTCGGGCTCGCCCGATCGATCAGCGATCTGGAAGAGACGGTGGTGAGCGCCATCGACGGCCGCCCGGTCCGCATTCGGGATGTCGCCGATGTGACCGTGGGCGGTGCCGTGCGGCAGGGGCTTGCGACCTCAAACGGGGAAGGGGAAGTCGTCGCGGCTCTCGTGCTCAAGCTCTATGGCGCGAACACGTCGGACGTCATTGAGCGTTTACGGACGCGTTTTGACGAGATTAACACCAACCTGCCGGACGGCGTGCAGGCGGTGCCGTATTACGATCAGGCGACGCTGGTGAACAAGGCATCGGCCACGGTGACCAATGCACTCTGGCAGGGCGCATTGCTGGTCGCCGTCCTGATCTTCACCTTCCTTGGCGGCTGGCGGCCCAGCCTCGTCGTTGTGCTCTCGATCCCGTTTTCGGTCGGTTTTGCCTTTATCGCCATGCAGATGCTGGGGATTTCCGCGAACCTGATGTCACTTGGCGGTGTGGCGATTGCCATCGGCATGATGGTCGATGGTGCTATCGTCATTACAGAGAATGTTGACCGTCTGCTCAGGGAGAGTGCCGGGCGGACGATCCGGCAGGCGGTTGCGGTCGCGGCAGGCGAGGTGATCGCTCCTTTGGCGGCGGCGGTCCTCGTCGTCATTATCGTCTTCCTGCCCTTGTTTGCTCTTGAGGGGGTGGAGGGGAAAACCTTCCGGCCGCTCGCGGCATCGGCGGCCCTCGCGATGACAGGGTCTCTCATCTACGCGCTGTTCATTGCGCCGGCCCTTTCGGCGATGGTTATGCGGCCGAAATCGGCGGCTGATGAGGGCCCTTCCATCTTTGGACGATGGGTCGGACGGTTGGCACAGCCCTTCATTGCCAGAAGGTCTTATGCGGTCGGGCTGGCGGTGACCCTGCTGGTGCTGGGCGGATTTTCGGCATCCCGGCTGGGCTCTGAATTCACGCCCGCCCTTGAGGAAGGCGATATTCTCCTGCGTCTCACCATGGCGCCGTCGATTTCGCTGACCGAAGCGAGGGCCACCGTGACCCGGACCGAAGCCCGGCTGATGGAGGCCTTCCCGGAGATCGACACCATCGTCTCGCGGATCGGGCGCGGCGAGGTGGGCGCCCATGCCGATCCGACCAACTCCTCGGAGAGTTTTGTGGCCCTCAAGCCCCGGCGTGAATGGCGAAAAGGGATGAACCCGGAAGATCTGCGTGATGCGCTTTCGGCTTTTCTCGAAGAACAGCCCGGTATCAGGGGCAATGTGGGCCAGCCCATTGCGATGTCGGTCGATGAACTTCTGACCGGGACCAGAGCGGAGCTGGCGGTGAAGATCTTCGGCCCCGACATGGATGTGCTCCGCGAGAAATCCGGTGAACTACAGCGCGTGCTGGGTACAATCGAAGGCGCGGCAGACATTCAGGCGGATCAGATCACCGGCGCACCGCAGCTCGTGGTGCGCATTGATCGCGAAGCCATTGGCCGGTTCGGCCTGTCGGTCGAGGATGCGCTTGATGCCCTGCGGGCGGGGATCGGCGGCGCTGAGGCCGGTGTCCTCTTTGAAGGCGTCCGCCAGTTCCCGATCATTGTGCGCTATCCGGAAGCTCAGCGCCGGACGGACAGGGATGTTGGCCGGGTCATTCTCAAAGGCTCAACCGGTGCGCAAATCCCGCTGGAAGCCGTCGCCGAGATTGAACGGGTCGTCGGCCCCCGGCAGATTACCCGCGAAGATGGCGAGCGTTTCATTACCGTTCAGGC
Protein-coding regions in this window:
- a CDS encoding DUF3768 domain-containing protein produces the protein MSRPATVAKLNDQLRARVGRPVFLGANEPKLGTILMTRGVMELEPEHIIDVWMKVRSFDSFTEDNDPYGEHDFGSVTLGTGEKIFWKIDYYADEACEYGSEDPSDPNQSFRVLTIMLAEEY
- a CDS encoding metal-sensitive transcriptional regulator; the encoded protein is MSKSEATIKRLKRIEGQVRGITKMLEEDRYCIDVLHQMQAVKAALARAESEVLKDHAAHCVEDAIRSADADAQREKVSELIDLFDKLKR
- a CDS encoding copper resistance system multicopper oxidase, which codes for MVSRREFLGTALQTGALLGLASLLPAWARPSSAGNMGLEALTGTNFDLTVDRFPVMIDGRKGMATGVNGHLPAPLIRFREGEEITLNVTNNLDEDTSIHWHGLLVPFEMDGVPGVTFPGIRPGETFQYRFAVPQNGTYWYHSHSGLQEQLGHYGPLLIEPKGTDPVSYDREYVLVLSDWSFENPYRIFKKLKTMSESYNFNHRTVPDFLADAADEGVGEAFRERAMWGGMRMSPRDISDVTGATYHFLINGHATADNWNGVFNPGERVRLRIINASAMTIFNVRMPGLPMTIVQADGLHVQPLEVDEFQMGVAETYDVIIEPKEAQAYGFVAESIDRSGQAVATFGPRPGMRADVPAMRPVPTLNMKDMAMDHGAMDGMGKMDGMDMKMDHPSGHEMHEDHGSKIKRGPGVANVVMMPSSRLGEPGTGLEDVPHRVLRYTDLRSLEPNPDTRAPEREIEVHLTSNMERYMWSFDGVQFSQITSPIIFHEGERVRMTMINNTMMNHPIHLHGMFFDLVNGGGHHMPRKHTVIVKPGEKLSVDISAEHIGDWAFHCHLLYHMFAGMMQVVSVLPREVNHPPGMKHPPGHKTSTKASMDHHDHGGMHE
- a CDS encoding copper resistance protein B — protein: MKKFLTILMAGTVIASPGLAQHSHESEASGDKKPLWSQADEYYDPDEMAEARAAVLHHHGNSPYWFVMADRLETQIHEEEEVLVWDAQGYFGGDINKLFIKTEGEYSFEDDEIEDAEIQALWSRAVSPYWDVQAGVRYDVEPDGLSHAVLGVQGLAPYLFEVDSAAFLSENGDLTARTEVEYELLFTQRLILQPRIEANFSAQDIPEREIGSGLTDLDAGLRLRYEVKREFAPYIGIEWQKSFGDTADFIEASGGESEGTAFVIGVRGWF
- a CDS encoding DUF2231 domain-containing protein — its product is MENLIHPNIHPVLVHFAYGLTFTSALAYVLVFLRGVRTGGSGLLTAANWMLAFAVLFIALTIAAGFQAYYTVDHDGPSHEAMTTHRNWALGTASAVLSLALWRWVGRKSPLGLPYVFAMVLAAGLISVTGWWGGSVVYKHGIGVERLPAISGEGHDHDHGDEGHDHGDEEAKSTSSAEILSPEAGSPAAVVEAFAAALKAGDAAALEALVHPDILIAESGGVERSFAEYAGHHMPADMEFMGAVDITLKNRSVLEAAGMATVISESRLHGTVDGKTIHARMMETMVLTPSEQGWRIAHIHWSSAPLTDDHDH
- a CDS encoding DUF4396 domain-containing protein, producing the protein MTETHQHHHGGSHSSLVTSAQATLHCLTGCVIGEVAGLMIGVTLGLGVWSTIALATGLAYISGFTLGLLPVMRRENKTFWQAFKIIWIGEALSIGVMEIAMNFADYHMGGMTAGSVLAPQFWYGLIVAVPAGFLAAWPVNWWLLRRNLKKCH
- a CDS encoding DUF305 domain-containing protein; this translates as MNNYLRFILMIATSTAVMLGLMYFNTYAWEHVFWSETRFYMAFVMGAAMAAVMLSFMLGMYKDKKLNLSIYAGSVLVFGVALFLVRSQVTVGDRSYMSAMIPHHSIAIMTSERANIEDARVRQLADEIIRAQRREIKEMEWLIEDIARNGIADTDGEAERRPVPKFEGRLNLPEPSVPL
- a CDS encoding DUF2946 family protein, whose protein sequence is MSRSTVHLVRFLGMIVIAVSIMCAPAAEALHSDQKQDAPCESVADHQSVSEDSDPDNSHKKTHHAHHCGGCHLHIYHSLFGDVTPSADVFASLLPLTDIGPGLLQPDGPFRPPRS
- a CDS encoding TolC family protein encodes the protein MKFVICGALCVLASLSGASAARAGACGQPAGLYVPPIPSNQPLTLDAALGAVRSLSPEAREAALEARASQAEARQAGRWKNPSLIFEAENFEGTGPFSGFNQSETTFAIEQEFELGGQRSKRRRAAAARAALASADCAVILREAELQTALLFEELAVTAALTELAGEAAALSEELSEAVRRRVEAGAAAPPELSRASADHAALKAEHGALKAELASLQYALAAMWGSDEPRFVLPVLSEVGPLTVDGSMRARTHPRILRAEAASEMYRAQQRADRAALYPDVSVTFGIRRFEETGEDALVAGIGMPLPIFDRNRDAVAASGHRADAAEVSRNAELRRLAGEQAASLQRVEMLKARAELLQSEALPAAQSAYTASARGYQAGRFSLTDALDARRALIGTKAAAIEAQGALLAEQFRLGSLLGTAPFNEGGDHVQ
- a CDS encoding efflux RND transporter periplasmic adaptor subunit; the encoded protein is MSNKICQMILLGCICLMLLSGCGETESTASEMPKVVNATEDHAHEDEKSDDTHDDQHGEDHGEEGVELEASAADALGVRVRTASLSSSEGVLQLPAEIRHDADRVANIAAPIAGIVKSVTKSEGAHVTEGEELAVISSRELADLKAEFISAKSAEALARAELKREENLFADKITSEADLLAARAAFSRSQAAREAAETKLHAIGLDHDVIDRLDRAEDGELSLFRLTSPLAGQVVRRDLTLGQSVDVGTEQPLFVVADTSVVWADLAVYKSDLAILSEGALVTFQNDNREQLAQGRVSFISPLIDETSRTATARVVLANTDGMLRPGQFLTALVERGTDREAVLIPEDAVQSVEGQMAVFVPSDHGFALQPVRTGERLNGQIEIVSGLEAGQPYVAEGAFTLKAELEKAAFGDGHNH
- a CDS encoding efflux RND transporter permease subunit: MIKLMHSITGAKLIAIAAALAVTVGGLFAFRSLPVDAFPDVTPSLVQVFTETEGLAPEEVERYVTFPVETAMSGLPKLDHIRSVSNFGLSVVNIYFEDGTDVYFARQVVAERLAEAREAIPEGFGEPVMGPISTGLGIVLYYKLVDETGTRDLVELREIQDWIVKFQLQTVPGLTEVLSLGGYEKQYEVQIEPAALLRYDLGIADVISALERGNRTEGAQFLELGAEQYTVRGVGLARSISDLEETVVSAIDGRPVRIRDVADVTVGGAVRQGLATSNGEGEVVAALVLKLYGANTSDVIERLRTRFDEINTNLPDGVQAVPYYDQATLVNKASATVTNALWQGALLVAVLIFTFLGGWRPSLVVVLSIPFSVGFAFIAMQMLGISANLMSLGGVAIAIGMMVDGAIVITENVDRLLRESAGRTIRQAVAVAAGEVIAPLAAAVLVVIIVFLPLFALEGVEGKTFRPLAASAALAMTGSLIYALFIAPALSAMVMRPKSAADEGPSIFGRWVGRLAQPFIARRSYAVGLAVTLLVLGGFSASRLGSEFTPALEEGDILLRLTMAPSISLTEARATVTRTEARLMEAFPEIDTIVSRIGRGEVGAHADPTNSSESFVALKPRREWRKGMNPEDLRDALSAFLEEQPGIRGNVGQPIAMSVDELLTGTRAELAVKIFGPDMDVLREKSGELQRVLGTIEGAADIQADQITGAPQLVVRIDREAIGRFGLSVEDALDALRAGIGGAEAGVLFEGVRQFPIIVRYPEAQRRTDRDVGRVILKGSTGAQIPLEAVAEIERVVGPRQITREDGERFITVQANVRGRDIGSFVQEAQGAVASRLSLSPGYRIVWGGQFELQQQANKRFATVIPLTLGIVLFVLLLAFGRLRSALLILINIPFALTGGATALWMTGLPVSVPATVGFIALFGIALGNGMVLVSYMDQFARAGRDLDKLALDAAMMRARPVLMTALTTALGLAPLLFASGVGAEVQRPLATVVMGGLISSTALTLLVLPAFHRWVAPRPDAERADASSASPHTQLVHKGAT